The sequence AAACGATACCGACCTTGGCGGTCCTGGAGCAGGCGTTGCAAGAAATGCATTCGGCTGGCTCTCCGTCTCCCGAGGCCCATCGATTCACCAAATCCGGTTCCGCTATGAGGGGCCTCGACAAGGAGAAGGCCTCTGCCGTACCTCTATCAAAAAGATTGACCATACTTTCCTGGGATCTCAATCCGCCGACCAATATTACCTGGGTGGCCTTGCCCACCCGCTCCCTTATAGCGCTGGCTTCTTCTGCAAAATAGCCCTCGTTTTTACCGGCTATTATGCCCGTACGGGATGGCGAAAGGTTTTTGTCTCCGTAGAAGGTTCCGCCCGAAACTTCAATGGCGTCGACTTTTACCCTGGCCAGTTCCTGGGCAAGCCTTATCCCCTCAAGGCTGGAGTAACCCTCGTTAGCTCCCTCTGTGACCGATATCTTGACCCAGAGAGGAAAATCTTCTCCGGTGCGATATCTGATTTCCTCAAGGATCTCGAAAACTATTCGCGCTCTTTTTAGGATATCCTCTCCTCCGTATCCGTCCTTCCTTTTGTTGAAGATGGGGGAAAGAAATTGAGTCAGAAGAAATCCGTGAGCGAGGTGAAGCTGTACCCCATCGGCATTAGAAACCTTCGCTCTTTGGGCTGCCTTTGCGAAATCCGTTATGAGCGAATGAATCTCGGATATGGTCATCCCTTTGCAGGGACGGCCCGTCATTGGGTTTTTGACATCCGAGGGAGCAAGCGCAACCCCGTCTTCTGCTGTAATGCTAAAGGCACCGGCATGTGAGATCTGAACTATCATGGGGCATCCTGTCCCATGAGCTTCGCTGACGAGATTGGCGAGTCCGGAGATGTTATCGTCGGAAGATATGGACAGCTGGCGGGGAGAGGCCTTACCGTTGGAGTTAACGTAAGCGTGACCCGTTATAATGAGTCCTACGCCACCTTTGGCCAACTCCTTGTATTTTTCGATTAATTTGGGAGTTGGATTTCCCGTTTTTTCGTCTGCTCCTGCCATGCAAGTGGCCGATCGAATAATTCTATTTTTTACGCCAATCCGTCCTAGCGTGGCAGGTTTCATGATGCTATCGGCAAATGACATAAATGATCCCTCCCTTTGTGTGGTCGCCCTGATATTTAGATTATATGTCATTTCCATGGGGCTTGATGTAGAATATGTAATTGAAAATGACTGAAAATATGGGACTATTATTATATTAGCATAGCAAAAGAGGAGATAAATATGAAACGTTTCTTCGCGGGCATAGATATAGGTTCATCTACTATTCATAGCGTCCTTTTGGATGAATCGGGCAAAATCTTTTACGTCTCTCCGAGCCTGTCCCATTTTGGGGCCCCTTTGAATAAACTTCCCGATGTATGGGCGTACCTGTCGGCAAACTCAAAAGACGGAGAGATTGTCTCCACTGCTTTTACGGGCATTGGTGCTCAATACATTAAAGACGTCTTTCCCGAATTGCTCTTCGACTACGAAAGCGTAACAATTCCAAAAGGGGTATCCCTTTTATGTCCCGATGCGGTTTATGTCTTTCACATCGGCGCAAAGGATTCCTACTTCTTCCGATTGGGCCATCTGGAGAAAGAGGTCAATCTGCTCGAATGGTCCGCTAACAGCAAATGCGGAGGAGGGTCGGGCATACTTATAGAAAAGCAGTTGAGGCGTCTTTATCTCAAAGAAGATGAATTGCTGTTCAATTCTAATGCTGCCGATGAGAAATCCAAACTCATGGAGAGTCTTTACGAGCAAGCCGAGAAGGACCTGGCCCGACATGAGTCCGTGCAAGGTTTTAATGCTCGCTGTGGGGTAGTGATTCAGTCGGATTTGATACACGAACAGAACGAGGGAGCAGATCGTGCATATCTGGTATCGCGCTTGTTTGCTACAGTTGCTCGAAATTACAAAAACGATGTAGTTGGTGCAAGAGATCTCGATACCTCACTTTGTTCCGTTGCCACGGGAGGTGTTTTTGCAAGCGATTATCTTCTAAAGCGCCTTCAGGAACTTTTGGGCGTGGTTTTGAAACGACCCCGGCATTTTAGGGCCGTCGCTGCAATAGGAGCAGCCTATGAGGCGATAGAGAAGGGCAATCGTCACGTTATGGATTTTTCAAAGGTAGGCGAAATTACTTCTTTCGTCAGGGGTAAACGTCCCTCCGCACCTCCTCTATATACATTCTTGGATAAAGTGCACGTATACGATGGAGAGGTAAAGGAAGTAGACGGTGGCGATATCAGGGATGTGGTTATTGGCGTTGACGGCGGTTCTACTACGACCAAGGCAGCTGTGGTGGACGTATCGACGGGAGACCTCCTCGATAAGATATACATAAGTACCCATGGTGACCCCGAGGGAGCCTTGAAGGAAGTTTTCAGATATCTCTCGGGTAAGGCCGAAAACTACAACGTCCGGGGTATATGCACTACCGGTTCGGCCAGAAAGCTTTATGAGCGCATCCTCGTTAG comes from Acetomicrobium thermoterrenum DSM 13490 and encodes:
- a CDS encoding oxidoreductase — translated: MSFADSIMKPATLGRIGVKNRIIRSATCMAGADEKTGNPTPKLIEKYKELAKGGVGLIITGHAYVNSNGKASPRQLSISSDDNISGLANLVSEAHGTGCPMIVQISHAGAFSITAEDGVALAPSDVKNPMTGRPCKGMTISEIHSLITDFAKAAQRAKVSNADGVQLHLAHGFLLTQFLSPIFNKRKDGYGGEDILKRARIVFEILEEIRYRTGEDFPLWVKISVTEGANEGYSSLEGIRLAQELARVKVDAIEVSGGTFYGDKNLSPSRTGIIAGKNEGYFAEEASAIRERVGKATQVILVGGLRSQESMVNLFDRGTAEAFSLSRPLIAEPDLVNRWASGDGEPAECISCNACSRTAKVGIVYCPVMRDAAEGIWAPPPEC